One genomic region from Ignavibacteria bacterium encodes:
- a CDS encoding TrkA family potassium uptake protein, which produces MLTKKKIDLVTSMFPNQIYVNGDATDEDVLVEAGIHRAKGLFAATEDDNRNLVICLTAKHLNPKVRVVVRCNEPSHREKMQKAGADATTLPAHMGGFRMLTEMIRPNTVAFFDSLLKDDESGLHIEEMHITEKLSGKNISALQLQNFPNTILLAIKKGNAIIYKPSAESLMEKGTVLLFLTTAEECRKLESNA; this is translated from the coding sequence ATGTTAACGAAAAAAAAAATTGACCTCGTCACATCAATGTTTCCCAATCAAATTTACGTCAACGGCGATGCAACCGATGAAGACGTATTAGTTGAAGCAGGAATTCATCGCGCCAAAGGTCTTTTTGCGGCTACAGAAGATGACAACAGAAATTTAGTAATTTGTTTAACGGCAAAACATCTCAATCCGAAAGTGCGTGTAGTTGTGCGTTGCAACGAACCAAGCCATCGGGAAAAAATGCAAAAAGCCGGCGCTGATGCTACAACTCTTCCCGCACACATGGGAGGTTTCCGTATGCTCACTGAGATGATTCGTCCGAACACCGTTGCATTCTTTGATTCACTTTTAAAAGATGACGAAAGCGGATTACATATCGAGGAAATGCATATTACGGAAAAACTGTCCGGCAAAAATATCTCTGCACTCCAATTGCAAAACTTTCCCAATACCATTCTCCTCGCTATCAAAAAAGGCAACGCTATCATTTATAAACCTTCTGCCGAATCATTGATGGAAAAAGGCACTGTTTTACTTTTTCTCACGACAGCAGAAGAGTGCAGAAAACTTGAAAGCAATGCTTGA
- the eutM gene encoding ethanolamine utilization microcompartment protein EutM encodes MSDISLDALGMVETKGLVGSIEAADAMVKAAKVTLIGKEQIGGGYVTVMVRGDVGAVKAATDAGAAAAQRVGELVSVHVIPRPHSDVELILPKRPAAK; translated from the coding sequence ATGTCTGATATTTCACTTGATGCATTGGGAATGGTAGAAACCAAAGGATTAGTCGGTTCGATAGAAGCCGCTGACGCAATGGTAAAAGCCGCAAAAGTTACTCTCATTGGTAAAGAACAAATCGGAGGCGGTTATGTAACCGTGATGGTTCGCGGCGATGTAGGCGCAGTTAAAGCCGCTACAGATGCAGGAGCCGCCGCTGCGCAACGTGTTGGTGAACTTGTTTCAGTTCACGTCATTCCGCGTCCTCATAGCGATGTGGAATTGATACTTCCGAAGCGACCTGCGGCGAAGTAA
- a CDS encoding BMC domain-containing protein, whose protein sequence is MSELALGLVETRGLVAAIEAADAMTKAAEVTLVGKDKADAGLITIKIVGDVAAVRSAVDAGSAAAARVGQLVSSHVIPRPSENMSTLIYHQPTSFVFEKNERIEHHHFSYLDVANKEHFLSQLEEMTVHELRKYTRTLEGLSISGRVISISHREELVKEILRITFP, encoded by the coding sequence ATGTCAGAACTCGCGCTTGGGCTTGTTGAAACCCGTGGACTTGTTGCAGCGATTGAAGCCGCTGACGCAATGACTAAAGCCGCAGAGGTTACACTTGTTGGGAAAGACAAAGCAGATGCTGGACTCATTACTATCAAAATTGTTGGTGATGTTGCGGCAGTTCGTTCCGCTGTTGATGCAGGAAGCGCAGCAGCGGCGAGAGTTGGACAATTAGTTTCTTCTCACGTCATTCCGCGACCATCTGAAAATATGAGTACGTTGATTTATCACCAACCTACTTCGTTTGTTTTTGAAAAGAACGAAAGAATAGAACATCATCATTTTTCTTACTTGGATGTAGCAAACAAAGAACATTTTCTTTCGCAACTTGAAGAAATGACTGTCCACGAATTACGAAAATATACGCGCACACTTGAAGGACTTTCCATTTCCGGCAGAGTAATTTCTATTTCTCATCGCGAGGAACTTGTTAAAGAAATACTTCGGATAACATTTCCATAA
- a CDS encoding pyridoxine 5'-phosphate synthase: MRLSVNIDHIATLRNARGGKEPDPVTAAHIAELAGAEGIVCHLREDRRHIRDDDVKVLRATVKTKLDLEMSVAEEIITFAEFIVPEIATFVPEHRQELTTEGGLDVLRNKKRIKNAIHRMHEKGIAVSLFVDPIHEQIELSKELGAEMIELHTGDFANAFTASKRVYHLQRLQNAASFAHSLGLIVNAGHGLNYTNIFPFLKIKDIEEISIGHAIIARAAFVGLYEAVHEMATIVHRIS; this comes from the coding sequence ATGCGACTATCGGTGAACATTGACCATATTGCAACATTGCGAAATGCGCGAGGAGGAAAAGAACCGGATCCCGTTACAGCCGCACACATTGCAGAACTTGCTGGTGCAGAAGGAATCGTGTGCCATCTTCGCGAAGACAGAAGACACATTCGCGATGACGATGTTAAGGTATTACGCGCAACAGTCAAAACAAAACTCGATCTAGAAATGTCCGTAGCCGAAGAGATTATTACGTTTGCAGAATTTATCGTTCCCGAAATTGCGACATTTGTTCCCGAACACAGGCAAGAACTAACAACCGAAGGTGGATTAGATGTTCTACGAAACAAAAAGCGAATCAAAAATGCAATTCACAGAATGCACGAAAAAGGAATTGCCGTTAGTTTGTTTGTTGACCCGATTCACGAGCAGATAGAATTGTCAAAAGAACTTGGCGCAGAAATGATTGAACTGCATACCGGTGATTTCGCAAATGCGTTTACAGCATCAAAACGCGTCTATCATTTACAACGACTTCAAAACGCCGCATCATTCGCTCATTCCCTTGGTTTAATTGTCAATGCTGGACATGGATTGAATTACACCAATATTTTTCCTTTCTTGAAAATCAAGGATATTGAGGAAATAAGTATCGGTCACGCAATTATTGCACGCGCAGCATTTGTTGGTCTTTACGAGGCAGTTCACGAAATGGCAACCATTGTGCATCGAATCTCATAA
- a CDS encoding glutamine synthetase, whose amino-acid sequence MTKTASSLKRTNKTILELSKKNNVSFVQLQFTDLNGILKGITIPITKLHDVLEDGMWFDGSSIEGFTRIFESDMYLKLDVDTFAVIPWTKNNLQGVVARFMCDVFMPDGTPFEGDPRFILKKQLERARKLGFVYNVGPELEFFLFRKENGKLLPLPHDTASYFDQTTDLAQEIRQEMTMMLHGFGIDVEALHHEVAVGQHEIDFRYGDALKIADQATTLKYALKYVASHHNLHATFMPKPITGINGSGMHVHQSLFSLDGKNLFFDKKDDYHLSSLAKSFVQGQLLHIKAMNAILNPTINSYKRLVVGYEAPVYIAWGQRNRSALIRIPRYTPGREKAVRAELRCPDPTANPYLAFAVMLAAGLDGIEKKMIPPSPVEENIYEFTNEEAEKRNIGVLSRDLLESLDNLERDSVIRETLGEFTYNRFRNLKLHEWDEYRMNVTPWEIDKYLEIY is encoded by the coding sequence ATGACAAAAACAGCATCATCACTAAAACGTACAAACAAAACAATCTTAGAACTTTCAAAAAAAAATAATGTTTCATTTGTGCAACTGCAATTCACGGACTTAAACGGAATCCTCAAAGGAATTACGATTCCTATTACGAAACTGCACGACGTTCTCGAAGACGGAATGTGGTTCGACGGTTCTTCCATCGAAGGGTTTACGCGTATTTTTGAAAGTGATATGTATTTGAAATTAGACGTGGATACATTCGCCGTGATCCCTTGGACGAAAAATAATTTGCAGGGTGTTGTTGCGCGATTTATGTGTGATGTATTTATGCCCGATGGAACACCCTTTGAAGGAGACCCGCGATTCATTTTAAAAAAACAATTGGAACGCGCAAGGAAACTAGGATTCGTATATAATGTTGGACCGGAACTGGAATTTTTTCTGTTCAGAAAAGAAAACGGAAAACTGCTCCCGCTTCCGCACGATACTGCAAGTTACTTTGACCAGACAACAGATTTAGCGCAGGAAATTCGTCAAGAAATGACGATGATGCTGCACGGTTTCGGTATTGATGTTGAAGCACTTCATCACGAAGTTGCAGTTGGTCAACACGAAATTGATTTCCGTTACGGCGATGCATTGAAAATTGCCGACCAAGCAACAACGCTGAAATATGCATTGAAATATGTTGCCTCGCATCATAATCTTCACGCAACGTTTATGCCAAAACCTATTACCGGAATCAACGGTTCGGGAATGCACGTGCATCAAAGTTTATTTTCACTTGACGGAAAAAATCTCTTCTTCGATAAGAAAGACGATTACCATTTATCGTCGCTTGCAAAATCGTTTGTTCAAGGACAATTACTTCATATTAAAGCGATGAATGCAATATTAAATCCCACTATCAACTCATACAAGCGATTAGTTGTTGGTTATGAAGCGCCCGTGTATATTGCGTGGGGTCAACGAAATCGTTCTGCTTTAATTCGTATTCCTCGTTATACTCCCGGTCGCGAAAAAGCAGTGCGCGCAGAATTGCGTTGTCCCGATCCTACGGCGAATCCATATCTCGCATTTGCTGTTATGCTCGCTGCAGGTCTTGATGGTATAGAAAAGAAAATGATTCCGCCTTCGCCTGTTGAAGAAAATATTTATGAGTTCACGAATGAAGAAGCAGAAAAAAGAAACATCGGGGTGCTTTCGCGCGATTTACTGGAATCGTTGGATAATTTGGAGCGCGATTCGGTAATTCGCGAAACGCTTGGCGAATTTACGTACAATCGTTTTCGTAATTTAAAACTGCACGAATGGGATGAATACCGAATGAACGTAACGCCGTGGGAGATTGATAAATATTTAGAAATTTATTAA
- a CDS encoding VCBS repeat-containing protein has protein sequence MNILIFLCLFFLHSRMFSQTPDEPILLNGFPIILDSGFFGSGGLRAPLTADFNRDGYPEIVIATRFPPPAKNKIHIIKYDGTYLDGWPKSFSSDVSVAIAAGDVDGNGTMELCGIGDSLYVFNTDGIIMPGFPVSVNDTMYPHANRIK, from the coding sequence ATGAACATACTTATTTTTCTCTGCCTCTTTTTTCTTCATTCCAGAATGTTTTCTCAAACACCCGATGAGCCAATTCTATTAAATGGCTTTCCTATCATCCTTGATTCTGGTTTTTTCGGTTCAGGTGGGCTGCGAGCTCCATTAACTGCCGATTTTAATCGCGATGGTTATCCAGAAATTGTTATTGCAACAAGATTTCCTCCGCCTGCCAAAAATAAAATTCATATCATTAAATATGACGGAACATATCTTGACGGTTGGCCGAAATCTTTTTCCAGTGATGTTTCCGTTGCAATTGCTGCGGGGGATGTGGATGGAAACGGAACAATGGAACTTTGCGGAATAGGCGATTCGCTTTATGTTTTCAATACAGATGGCATCATAATGCCGGGATTTCCTGTTTCTGTCAATGATACAATGTATCCTCACGCAAATCGAATCAAGTAA
- a CDS encoding T9SS type A sorting domain-containing protein, with product MIQCILTQIESSKMLVFQANGMLLKQWKLRDAVSTSVVLADLTRDNIPEVITRVWYPSGLLVSSLDGFTIPTQIMHGNFPIVAKLTQEHSMNILSNSNTALNDSGFIYAYNSDGSSLSWSPLRVPGFPMGKNIFADVNRDGKIELITVTEQGINPAIVYLYAWTFPYSSSSQENLQWPMFQHDRYRTSQYGFVPPDELVSVPEFQNNFSQFSLAQNYPNPFNPTTTIRFEIPVGAIHELPLQTTLKIYNILGQEVATLLNNEEMEIGEHEITFDASGLTSGVYFYRLQVSQDGILRYSETRKLLLIK from the coding sequence ATGATACAATGTATCCTCACGCAAATCGAATCAAGTAAAATGTTGGTATTTCAGGCAAATGGTATGTTATTAAAACAATGGAAACTACGCGATGCTGTTTCCACCAGTGTAGTGCTTGCTGATTTGACAAGAGATAATATACCAGAAGTTATAACTCGTGTTTGGTATCCAAGCGGACTGCTTGTTTCTTCTTTGGATGGATTTACAATTCCCACACAGATAATGCATGGAAATTTTCCTATCGTTGCAAAACTTACGCAAGAACATTCTATGAATATACTATCCAATTCAAATACTGCTCTGAATGATTCGGGATTTATTTACGCATACAATAGTGACGGAAGTTCTCTTTCGTGGTCTCCTTTACGTGTGCCTGGATTCCCTATGGGTAAAAATATTTTTGCTGATGTAAACAGAGATGGGAAGATAGAATTAATAACGGTTACAGAACAGGGAATCAATCCTGCAATTGTATATTTGTATGCGTGGACATTTCCTTATTCATCTTCTTCGCAAGAAAATTTACAATGGCCAATGTTTCAACACGACCGTTATCGCACATCGCAATATGGTTTTGTTCCTCCTGATGAATTGGTAAGTGTTCCTGAATTTCAAAACAATTTTTCACAATTTTCTCTTGCACAGAATTATCCGAATCCGTTCAATCCGACGACAACGATTCGATTTGAAATTCCCGTAGGGGCAATTCATGAATTGCCCCTACAAACAACGTTGAAAATTTACAACATTCTTGGACAAGAAGTAGCAACGCTTTTGAATAATGAAGAAATGGAAATCGGAGAACACGAAATTACTTTTGATGCAAGTGGATTAACAAGCGGCGTGTATTTTTATCGGTTGCAAGTTTCGCAAGATGGAATCTTGCGTTACAGTGAAACAAGGAAACTTTTGCTAATAAAATAA
- a CDS encoding Rieske 2Fe-2S domain-containing protein: MKVSETSDVTPKQSSSQPTIRKPKQDRPPDDDRGTWKLNRRNFLSLSGWIAFFIFLFTSTLGALRFMFPRVTYEPPSTFKAGYPEDYIIGEVSEKYKDQYRVWIIRNAEGFIALSAICTHLGCTPRYLASENKFKCPCHGSGFRSDPDFGINFEGPAPRPLERLKISLAEDGQILVDRNIKFRYELGDWTKPEALLKRG; the protein is encoded by the coding sequence ATGAAAGTTTCGGAAACTTCTGATGTTACTCCGAAACAATCATCTTCGCAACCGACAATTCGGAAACCAAAACAAGACCGTCCGCCGGATGATGACCGCGGAACGTGGAAATTAAATCGCAGAAATTTTCTTTCACTTTCCGGTTGGATTGCGTTTTTTATTTTTTTATTCACTTCCACACTTGGCGCATTACGTTTTATGTTCCCCCGAGTAACCTACGAACCGCCATCAACATTTAAAGCAGGTTATCCCGAAGATTACATTATCGGTGAAGTCAGTGAAAAATATAAAGACCAATATCGCGTATGGATAATTCGTAATGCAGAAGGATTTATTGCACTTTCTGCAATATGTACGCATTTGGGATGCACACCTCGTTATCTCGCGTCGGAAAATAAATTCAAATGTCCTTGTCACGGAAGCGGATTTCGCAGCGACCCTGATTTCGGAATAAATTTTGAAGGTCCCGCGCCTCGCCCGCTCGAACGATTAAAAATTTCTCTCGCTGAGGATGGACAAATACTTGTGGACAGAAATATCAAGTTCCGATACGAGTTGGGAGATTGGACCAAACCGGAAGCATTGTTGAAGCGAGGATAA
- a CDS encoding DUF4405 domain-containing protein, producing the protein MGKLKEKFQQTEVYKSIFRHSYQDTSRNRALQILDNVFLHLHPVRISRHATNVGYTWGMGGITFLLFLVLTITGVILMFYYRPAAEYAYEDMKYLMNDVPFGPLMRNMHRWGAHAMVITVMLHMFRVFLTGSYKPPRQFNWGVGVILLVLTFLLSFTGYLLPWDQLAIWAVTVGTNMARATPLLGHEGPFGPELGMQINNDIRFILLGGTQVGPPTLLRFYVGHCIFLPIVAAIFMAVHFWRIRKDGGISGPDTTKKEF; encoded by the coding sequence ATGGGAAAATTAAAAGAGAAATTTCAGCAAACTGAAGTTTACAAATCCATTTTTCGACATTCGTATCAAGATACTTCGCGTAACCGCGCATTGCAAATTCTTGATAATGTCTTTTTGCATTTGCATCCTGTACGAATTTCAAGACATGCAACTAATGTCGGTTATACGTGGGGAATGGGAGGAATTACGTTTCTCCTTTTTCTTGTGCTTACAATTACCGGCGTAATTCTGATGTTCTATTATCGCCCCGCCGCTGAATATGCGTACGAGGATATGAAATATCTGATGAACGATGTTCCGTTTGGTCCGTTGATGCGCAATATGCACCGTTGGGGAGCGCACGCAATGGTTATTACCGTTATGCTGCATATGTTCCGTGTGTTTCTCACCGGTTCGTATAAACCTCCGCGTCAATTCAATTGGGGCGTTGGTGTAATTTTACTTGTACTAACGTTTCTTCTTTCATTTACGGGATATTTGCTTCCGTGGGACCAACTTGCAATTTGGGCAGTAACCGTAGGAACAAATATGGCGCGTGCAACTCCGTTACTTGGTCACGAAGGTCCATTTGGTCCGGAACTTGGTATGCAAATTAATAATGACATTCGTTTTATTCTTCTTGGAGGTACACAAGTTGGACCTCCAACATTACTAAGGTTCTATGTAGGACATTGTATTTTTTTGCCAATCGTTGCCGCAATTTTTATGGCTGTACATTTTTGGCGCATTCGAAAAGATGGCGGTATTTCTGGACCTGATACTACGAAGAAAGAGTTTTAG
- a CDS encoding cytochrome C produces the protein MENFWLIVSKPDNVPIIILLLTVVGYTWYSFSKMRRNDQQEITEEAKLSDKIQVWPNLVKVEFITTIVIMVLLMFWSIFIDAPLEEPANPTLTPNPSKAPWYFLGLQEMLVYFDPWIAGVILPTLIIIGLIVIPYIDNNEKGNGYYTFKERKFAIIIFNFGFIILWVALIILGTFLRGPGWNFFWPWEYWDTHLVVALTNIDLSEVFGIHTYDADGNLSLAATAFGAIVVHGYFFLGVMYYRWKKHTEVIQNLGLLRYSILAFLFLSMMALPIKMILRLSLNIKYVWVTPWFNI, from the coding sequence ATGGAAAATTTTTGGCTCATCGTTTCAAAGCCCGATAACGTTCCGATTATTATTCTTTTGCTTACTGTCGTTGGATATACGTGGTATTCATTTTCAAAAATGAGGCGCAATGATCAACAGGAAATTACCGAAGAAGCAAAATTGAGCGATAAAATTCAGGTTTGGCCAAATTTGGTCAAAGTAGAATTTATTACAACCATTGTTATTATGGTACTTCTGATGTTTTGGTCAATCTTTATTGATGCGCCTCTTGAAGAACCCGCAAATCCGACACTGACGCCGAATCCATCAAAAGCACCATGGTATTTTCTCGGTTTGCAGGAAATGCTCGTCTATTTTGATCCGTGGATTGCGGGAGTAATTCTTCCAACGCTTATTATCATAGGTTTGATTGTTATTCCGTACATTGACAACAACGAAAAAGGAAATGGATATTATACGTTCAAAGAAAGAAAATTTGCAATAATTATTTTCAATTTCGGTTTTATTATTCTCTGGGTTGCATTGATTATTCTCGGAACATTTCTTCGCGGTCCTGGTTGGAATTTCTTCTGGCCTTGGGAATATTGGGATACGCACCTCGTTGTTGCGTTGACCAATATTGATTTATCCGAAGTATTCGGAATTCATACATACGATGCAGACGGGAATTTATCGCTTGCGGCAACGGCTTTCGGCGCGATTGTTGTTCACGGTTATTTTTTTCTTGGCGTGATGTATTATCGCTGGAAAAAACATACCGAGGTTATTCAGAATTTAGGTTTGCTTCGGTACAGTATTCTCGCTTTTCTGTTTTTATCAATGATGGCGCTTCCAATTAAAATGATTCTGCGGCTTTCGTTGAACATTAAGTATGTTTGGGTAACTCCTTGGTTTAATATTTAG
- a CDS encoding TonB-dependent receptor, whose product MENKLANTTSSSSLLLANDIQQIPTNKFSDVFNAVPGFLIFKKDGMGRDAIVSTRGFYGGGEAEYILVFKNGVRINDLETGLVDWNTISPDEINKIEIVRGPTSALYGDIAASGIVNIVTNIHSDATSNANVSIGSFGNKNFGIQTNGALQNNPFHLYFRNAQSGGFRKHNEYTGTSSGAELNTPLSENSKLIWSFSHRSIDYDDAGPLTQEEMDNDRESANAYFLSDGRNEKRLNGSVTYSNEISSAVDVKTHIYFQNRTADIVRTIPFTYSMPFVDTKQRNVTSSVFGGDVSAMFEQEIGTIQNKLIAGGEIERGELQSRYFDFKRETNTKGVQRTKGKGNRTHFGIYAHDELSFSSSLKMNVGFRFDNFSDKYEVLSQSTTNSAYSPKIGLNYLYANVTENGVHAYSGNVYINASRAFKVPTLDQLFDERPYPNPNPFGPSSVTISNLNLKPQYGWNYEIGLYQRGKIVDNVLYGELHTSAYQQQMKDEIDYDAAKFKYDNISQTKHFGIENGLKLHWLPNVVTFANYTYTSVTFDGGTNSGKQLRSIPKHTASAGITYKHLSNIAGTLTWNYFGKRYIDDGNTISLASSNEINVRLSYTQKIYRLYIDVDNMFNATYSDLAFQLPADQTTVFYPHAPREIRVGIETTFDTPWFSF is encoded by the coding sequence ATGGAAAACAAACTTGCCAATACAACGTCGTCGTCTTCTTTGCTTCTTGCAAATGATATACAGCAAATTCCTACCAATAAATTTTCCGATGTTTTCAATGCGGTTCCTGGATTTTTAATTTTCAAAAAAGATGGAATGGGACGCGATGCAATAGTTTCCACGCGCGGATTTTACGGCGGCGGAGAAGCGGAATATATTCTTGTGTTTAAAAATGGTGTTCGCATCAATGATTTGGAAACAGGTCTTGTCGATTGGAATACGATTTCTCCCGATGAAATCAATAAAATTGAAATCGTTCGCGGTCCTACTTCTGCATTGTACGGCGACATTGCCGCGAGTGGAATTGTGAATATTGTTACGAATATTCATTCCGATGCAACAAGCAACGCCAATGTGTCTATCGGAAGTTTTGGAAATAAAAATTTTGGTATTCAAACAAACGGCGCGCTGCAGAATAATCCGTTTCATTTATATTTTAGAAATGCGCAATCGGGAGGTTTCAGAAAACATAATGAATATACAGGAACCTCATCGGGCGCAGAATTGAATACTCCGCTTTCAGAAAATTCAAAACTGATATGGTCGTTTTCCCATCGCTCGATTGATTACGATGACGCGGGTCCGTTAACACAAGAAGAAATGGATAACGATAGAGAATCTGCAAACGCTTATTTTCTTTCCGATGGTAGAAATGAAAAACGATTGAACGGAAGCGTAACGTATTCCAATGAAATTTCTTCCGCGGTAGATGTAAAAACACATATCTATTTTCAAAACAGAACAGCCGATATTGTTCGAACGATTCCATTTACATATTCGATGCCGTTTGTTGATACGAAACAACGAAATGTAACAAGTTCAGTTTTTGGCGGCGATGTTTCTGCAATGTTTGAACAGGAAATCGGAACGATACAGAACAAACTTATTGCAGGTGGAGAAATAGAACGCGGTGAATTGCAAAGCAGATATTTTGATTTCAAAAGAGAAACAAACACGAAAGGAGTTCAACGTACAAAAGGGAAAGGAAACAGAACGCATTTTGGAATATATGCGCACGATGAACTTTCTTTTTCTTCTTCATTAAAAATGAATGTCGGTTTTCGTTTCGATAATTTTTCCGACAAATATGAAGTTCTTTCGCAATCAACAACGAACAGCGCATATAGTCCGAAAATCGGTTTGAATTATTTGTACGCAAACGTTACGGAAAACGGAGTGCATGCGTATTCGGGAAACGTGTACATCAATGCTTCACGCGCATTCAAAGTACCAACACTTGACCAACTTTTCGATGAACGTCCATATCCGAATCCGAATCCCTTCGGACCTTCAAGCGTTACTATTTCTAATTTGAATCTCAAGCCGCAATACGGATGGAATTATGAAATCGGATTGTATCAACGCGGAAAAATTGTTGATAATGTTTTATACGGCGAATTGCATACGTCTGCGTATCAACAACAAATGAAAGACGAAATTGATTATGATGCGGCTAAATTTAAGTACGACAATATTTCTCAAACAAAACATTTCGGTATCGAAAACGGATTGAAACTTCATTGGTTGCCGAATGTCGTTACCTTTGCAAATTATACTTATACTTCTGTTACATTTGACGGAGGAACGAATTCCGGAAAACAATTACGCTCTATTCCGAAACATACGGCTTCAGCAGGAATTACGTACAAACATTTGAGTAATATTGCAGGAACATTGACGTGGAATTATTTTGGCAAGCGGTACATAGATGATGGCAATACGATTTCCCTTGCTTCGTCCAATGAAATCAACGTGCGGCTTTCGTACACACAAAAAATTTATCGCTTATATATTGACGTAGATAATATGTTCAACGCAACATACAGCGACCTTGCATTTCAATTACCTGCAGACCAAACGACTGTTTTTTATCCTCACGCTCCGCGGGAAATTCGCGTAGGAATTGAAACAACGTTTGATACGCCGTGGTTTTCCTTCTAA